One part of the Solanum dulcamara chromosome 8, daSolDulc1.2, whole genome shotgun sequence genome encodes these proteins:
- the LOC129901017 gene encoding 60S ribosomal protein L12, with the protein MPPKFDPSQVVEVFVRVTGGEVGAASSLAPKIGPLGLSPKKIGEDIAKETAKDWKGLRVTVKLTVQNRQAKVSVVPSAAALVIKALKEPERDRKKTKNIKHNGNISLDDVIEIAKVMQPRSMAKDLSGTVKEILGTCVSVGCTVDGKDPKDLQQEISDGDVEIPQD; encoded by the coding sequence ATGCCGCCAAAGTTCGATCCATCTCAGGTTGTCGAGGTTTTTGTCCGAGTCACCGGAGGTGAAGTCGGAGCTGCGAGTTCACTCGCTCCCAAAATCGGTCCACTCGGTCTTTCCCCAAAAAAAATCGGAGAAGACATCGCAAAGGAAACCGCAAAGGACTGGAAGGGTCTCCGAGTCACCGTCAAACTGACGGTGCAGAATCGTCAAGCTAAGGTATCTGTTGTTCCCTCCGCCGCCGCACTTGTCATCAAGGCGTTGAAGGAGCCGGAACGTGACCGGAAGAAGACGAAGAACATCAAACATAACGGTAACATCTCACTGGATGACGTCATTGAGATTGCTAAGGTGATGCAGCCTAGATCTATGGCGAAGGATTTGAGTGGAACTGTGAAGGAGATCTTGGGAACATGTGTATCTGTTGGTTGTACGGTAGATGGAAAGGACCCTAAGGATTTGCAGCAAGAGATTTCTGATGGAGATGTGGAGATTCCTCAGGATTAA